A window of Salmo trutta chromosome 17, fSalTru1.1, whole genome shotgun sequence genomic DNA:
gggcgtgcttggtcctccttttcctgttgtccacaatcatgtcctttgtcttgatcacgttgagggggaggttgttgtccttgcaccacacggtcaggtctctgacctcctccctataggctgtctcgttgttgtcggtgatcaggcctaacctTGTGTCATCGATAAAATTAATGGTGTtggtgcctggccgtgcagtcatgaatgaacagggagtacaggaggggactgagcacgtacccatgaggggccccagtgttgaggatcagtgtggcagacgtgttgttgcctacccttaccacctgggggaggcccgtatggaagtccaggatccagttgtagagggaggtgtttagtcccagggtccttagcttagtgatgagctttgagggcactatggtgttgagcgctgagctgtagtcaatgattagcattctcacataggtgttccttttgtccaagtgggaaagggcagtgtggagtgcaatagagattgcatcatctgtggatctgttagggcggaatgcaaattggagtggatctagggtttctgggataatggtgttgatgtgagccatgaccagcctttcaaagcacttcgtggCTACAGATGTttgtgctatgggtcggtagtcattttaggaaggttaccttagtgttcttgggcacagggactatggttgtctgcttgaaacatgttggtattacagactcagacagggagaagttgaaaatgtcattgaagacacttgccagttggtcagcatatgctcggagtacacgtcctggtaatccgtctggccctgcggccttgtgaatgttgacctgtttaaaggtcttactcacatcgggtGTGGGGAACGTGATCACAGTCATTCGGAACAGccgatgctctcatgcatgtttcagtggtgccttgaagcgagcatagaagtaatttggcttgtctggtaggctcgtgtcactgggcagctctcggctgtgcttccctttgaagAAGGGGTGTAATGAAGAAACCTTTGCAATGTGGTTAATTCGTTCAAAAGATATTGAATTGTAATCAATGGCCGTTTTATTGTGCCAACAGGAAAAGGCAATAAGTAATGTGAAAACCAAAAAAATATGGTTTTAAAAAGAATTATGAAAAAAATACAATGTTGATGCTGGTATGTTGAGAATTTTGGGCTGTAGAGTCTGTCTCAGCTAAAGTTGGGTTTaaaatactcagtagggtctcgACTAAGCAAATATGTTTAGTTTAAGGGGCCAGCCTGCTGCTGGCTTTTCACTCTGCCCCCAATGCAATATTTTTGGGgaactggctctatgcacactctctGCACTCTACTGACACTCCAATacacatgctgctgctactgttaataCATTCTAATTGCCTGGTCACtgttacccctacctacatgtacatactgtattacctcgtacccctgcacattgacttgacactgtactccttgtatatagccttgttttGTCTTACTATTTCCTTTTCAGCaaatttttcttactttttaactctgcatttttgggaaagggctcataagtaagcatttcacggttaagtctaaacctgttctatttggcgcatgtgaccattttgtttatttgattACGTTGGATACACATAGGCTTGAAGATAACTTTTCTGTCTCAGCTAAAATGGGGTGagaaatactcagtagggtctctacTAACCAAATACAGTTAGTTTTGGAAGGGGAGTGTCCTACATATCCAGCAGCACTTTGTTCTACACTCCCTCCATAGCCCCCAATGCAATATACTGTACATGGGATACATATTGGCTTATAGAGAACTTTTCTACCGCTCAGCTAAAGTGGGGTGACAGTGTTTTTTCCTACACAATGAAAGTAATTTTTATTGGATCCATGGAATCCATTAAAGACTAAAAACAGTCATGACAAAATAGTTTTAGACTATCATGTTTATTTATGTACAGAATATTTGTAAAAGAAAACAGCACAGTTGTATAGGAGGATCAGCCTGTGGCTATAGTGGTGGTGCTGGGCTGATAGACAAGCTACTCAATAGTTAACCGTCTTGGCCGGCTTGGTATCGGCCAGCTCAGCCTCCAGGAAGCGGAAGCGGCGGTGGCGACGCAGGACCTCAATGGCTTTCTGCTCTACGGAAGCAGGGACGATGCCCAGGTCCTCCAAGCCAGGAAGCCCTGGATACTTCATATCTGTGGTGTGGAACTAGAACAAACATATTCATGTCATCACACAAATCCATCATTAGACAGTGTAAAATAAAATAAGCTTTACAAGGCTGTTCATGTTGATTTCTCTTACCCGATCTACTTTGTCAGGAGTTGTCCAAGGCTCGAATGGGTTCATTGCAAAGAAACTTGCAACAAGACTGAAACCAGAGACAAAGGTAAGACATTTTTATCACAATATCTGAAAGGATTATATTTAAACAAACCAACCAAGCTTCCTTGTTCCTTGCCACATCAACTAAACTAATTAACAGCTTGGCACAACTCTTTATCAGACAGCCTATACAGTACATTTTCTTCTGAGACTAATTGAGGTTACCATGCAGAACCAGCAGTGGGTGCATACTCACTGATAGAGAGGGCGTGGGAGTGGGTAGGGCACAAAGGGCCTGTGTGCCACAGCATATACATACTCCACCAGATCATGAAGGAGATAACGGTTAGGTCTGTGTgatggaaaaacaaaacaaatctaaCCAAATGGCTGACAAACAGGTTGGTTGCTACTGACCTTTTAAAAATAATGTACTGCATGTGTGAGAATGTGCAATGGCAATTTCAATCTATTTTATTTTAGATTCAAGAAAAGTCCCATACCCTGGATGAGAACAAGATACAAACCAATGGCACACAAAGAGCAACTCATCAATGAGATGAACAATACTAGGTTTACCTTATATTCATTGAAAATGAACAGTTTCTAGTTAATGGATTGAATGTTACTTCATTTCCTGAACTGATTAATGCAATTGACACATCCCTAACAAAACAGACAAAAGTCAAGCCCATATCAAGTCCTTACCCGACTAGTGCATATGTCTTGCCATTAGCATCGGGGTCTTTGATGGCGTTGATGATAGCCTTTGCCACATCCACCACCTGAGAAGAGCAGAAGCAGAGTGAGTCTGTTGAGTACACAGGGCTGACATCATGAGGACAGGCACACTCACATGAACAGGCTGCTTCACGGTCTTCTTTCCCATGGAGATGAGAGGCACGGCACTCCCAAACCAACGCATGTCTGTGCAAGGGGGGGGACAAATTCAAAACAATGACCGAGAACTCATCCTGTTTTAAACGATAATAGCATTTCATCAAGACCAATTGGAGCTGTTAGATCATCTTAAACAAATCTTTATTTTTGCCACACTGCAAATTCAAGTGTTCAACCATGCAACAAACAGCTCTCTCCACAGTTGTCAGTCCTCTACAGTCAATGAAGGCTGTGTAATTATGCTAACATGATCTCACAAATATTGACACTGTCTGCTTAGCATTCTGACAAGTCACAAATAAAACATCATTTCACTTTAACTGTTTACACTGAAATTAACTCTATGCTCTGTTAACTCACTGGCAAAATGGTTGAAGAATCTGTCTTCCCTTCCAAACATCTCAGCGGGCTTCATGATGATGGCATCAGGGAATTCTTCTCTCACAGCCATCTCACCTACTGCCTGCAAGGTAACATCACACATGACTTCATCTTGACATATTAAACCAAATGTGAAGCGCTACCGATTTTCACCCATCTGAATTTTCATAATTGTTACGCATATCAGGCAAATAAATTATTTTTGAACCTAAAATGAAATATGTTGACCCTGAAAGAGTTCAACCGTGCCCTGCATTGATCAGTACCTTGTTCCTAAGGTATTTGGAGGGGCTGCGGATGTCAGCGTTGAGGTGAGATACGTGGATCAGCTTTGTGATGCCTGCCTCCCTGGTGGCCTTGGCAATCTGCTGAGGGATGCTCACATAGGTGTCCTCAAAGGGATAGTTCCTTTATACACAGAAAGAGGGAGAACAGAACACTGAGTACAGCCAAGTACATCAAACATTTTCCAGAAAGCTGTAAAATAAGTGTACCCAATGGTGGAAGCACTGTTGAGATCCTTTGCTCCAATAAGGAGTAAGTCAAGCCTCACTGGTGTAGTTAAAAGTAGGGAGATTCATATATTGATGGAGTGATGGAGCAACTCTTTATGTGAAAGTTAACCACCAGTGGGTTCTTTTTAGGAACAATGCATTTCTCTAAAATATGTTCTGTGT
This region includes:
- the LOC115152231 gene encoding NADH dehydrogenase [ubiquinone] 1 alpha subcomplex subunit 9, mitochondrial, which produces MAAAVLVSRPASVLPRFSSSCSPVVLSAIPLTVQQRKVHHAVIPRGKGGRSSSSGVAATVFGATGFLGRYVVNRLGRMGSQIVVPHRCDQYDLMYLRPMGDLGQIIFMEWDARNKDSIREALAHSNVVINLVGREWETKNYPFEDTYVSIPQQIAKATREAGITKLIHVSHLNADIRSPSKYLRNKAVGEMAVREEFPDAIIMKPAEMFGREDRFFNHFANMRWFGSAVPLISMGKKTVKQPVHVVDVAKAIINAIKDPDANGKTYALVGPNRYLLHDLVEYVYAVAHRPFVPYPLPRPLYHLVASFFAMNPFEPWTTPDKVDRFHTTDMKYPGLPGLEDLGIVPASVEQKAIEVLRRHRRFRFLEAELADTKPAKTVNY